One bacterium genomic window, CCATCCCTCCCGGAACGACGGAGGATGTGGTGATCCCGATTCTGGAAGAGACCTCTGGAAAGAAAGTCTATATCGATTTCGATGTCTGTTTCAATCCGGAGTTTCTGCGCGAAGCCTCCTCGGTAGATGATTTTTATAATCCACCATTTACGGTCGTGGGTGTACAATCGGAAGCGGCTGCGGAAGTGGTCAAGGAGATGTTTGCATTTCTGACGGCACCATTCGAGGTCACGAGCATCAGGACGGCGGAGTTTGTCAAATATGTGTGCAATGTCTGGCATGCACTCAAGGTGTGTTTCGGTAATGAAATCGGGACCATTGCGCGCAAGATGGGAGTCGACGGACACGAAGTGATGCGGTTGTTTATGATTGACAGTAAGCAGAACATTTCGCCGATGTACTTACGGCCGGGGTTTTCCTATGGCGGTTCGTGTCTTCCGAAGGATGTTCGCGGGTTGCTATACCAAGCGAAACGGCAGGACTTTGGTGCGGCGCTGTTGACCGCAATTCCTCTTTCGAATGAGCAGCAGTTGAATGAGGGATTCAAGTTGGTGACGTCGTTCAAAAAGAAGAAGATTGGGTTCCTGGGATTGGCGTTCAAGGGCGGAACTGACGATTTGCGGGAATCGGCGCTGGTGTTGCTGGCGGAGAGACTTCTGGGCAAGGGATATGAGTTACTGATCTATGACCGCAACGTGAACTTGGCGCGAATTTTCGGTTCGAACAAGGCGTACATCGAAAAGGAGATTCCGCACATCGAAAAGCTGTTCGCATCTTCGGTGGCAGAGGTCGTACATAGTTCAGAAGTGATTATCGTAGGGAACGATGATCCGGAATATGTTGGTGCACTCAAGGGGATCAAGGATAGACAGATTGTTGATTTGGTAAGGATGACCGATAACCCGTCAGCGCAGGGCGCCAATTATCATGGAATCTGCTGGTAACAACGATATCATAGTATCAGTCGTCATGCCGGTGCGAAATGAAGGCAAGTTCATTCGGCGCGTGCTGGATGACTTGAGCACCCAGGACTTTCCCCAAGAGCGGATGGAACTGATTATTGTCGACGGCATTTCTGATGACGACACCTACGAGGCTGCATCGACGTTTGAAAGCAAATTTCAAAATTTCCGAATCATAAGCAACCCGGGAAAATTGTCTTCCAAAGCGCGCAATCTCGGAGCAAAGGCAGCAAGGGGAAAATACATCGTCTACATCGACGGCCACTGCCATTTGCCATCGACCAAGTTGTTGTCGGATATTGTGGCTTTGTTTGAGAAGTCAGGCGCGGATGCGCTTTGCCGTCCACAGCCACTGACGCTACGACCGCAGACGCTTTTCCAGAGAGCAGTTTCACTGGCGCGTGCTTCGGGATTGGGTCATGCATTGGATTCGACGATCTACACG contains:
- a CDS encoding UDP-glucose/GDP-mannose dehydrogenase family protein, encoding MKISIFGMGYVGAVTAACLAKEGHEVIGVDISKDKIEQIAAGKSPIVEAKIGEIMEDVVKRGALKATLDARSAINDTDVSMICVGTPSRENGDVDLTYVTRVTEKIGQVLKNKSKFHTLIYRSTIPPGTTEDVVIPILEETSGKKVYIDFDVCFNPEFLREASSVDDFYNPPFTVVGVQSEAAAEVVKEMFAFLTAPFEVTSIRTAEFVKYVCNVWHALKVCFGNEIGTIARKMGVDGHEVMRLFMIDSKQNISPMYLRPGFSYGGSCLPKDVRGLLYQAKRQDFGAALLTAIPLSNEQQLNEGFKLVTSFKKKKIGFLGLAFKGGTDDLRESALVLLAERLLGKGYELLIYDRNVNLARIFGSNKAYIEKEIPHIEKLFASSVAEVVHSSEVIIVGNDDPEYVGALKGIKDRQIVDLVRMTDNPSAQGANYHGICW